A window of the Nocardia sp. NBC_01329 genome harbors these coding sequences:
- a CDS encoding carbohydrate kinase family protein yields MVPHDDTAIVAIRNILTRLCKRSGLSADRLRTTEIDINPLLDLPAVKRYAEEHSTTRRQAVLPVVREHARRLPPTHRVITDAELSLGLLRESDPGETDLSALYSQDLGARREYLSAHWSRLHRLAAADPIPPAPTVRSLRATPERRAFTALAALLVTGTVHTDDRYGRIPARAQTGTLTVIGDAVIDHVYQVDTIPDARGFARGRFTANPGGKGLNCVVAAARLGIDVRFITSVGDDEGGRRILDYLRSENIDTSLVRVVPNAATPITALIVSRTGITGTIACADDRNRLTDTELTAPLVRSALADSDAVLITLEPPLPVIEQALATVQALADPPPVLVTSAKVDTPQVLYRYLSSVDYLIGSLRELDYLVPEVPARSGPHIAEQLRMLGARAVCVVEDFGCTVRSDQLALDIPRMQAAALTDIPGSRSAFVGALIYRLLSNTPERETTDPARRSVNEHDFAWATAAMVATQSFAGDIPGTMPTVDEVDRIIRLTSEKH; encoded by the coding sequence ATGGTCCCCCACGACGACACGGCCATCGTCGCGATCCGCAATATCCTCACCAGGTTGTGCAAACGCTCCGGCCTCAGCGCGGACCGGCTGCGAACGACCGAGATCGACATAAACCCCCTCCTCGACCTGCCCGCCGTGAAGCGATACGCGGAGGAACACAGCACCACCCGCCGCCAAGCCGTCCTCCCCGTCGTACGCGAGCACGCTCGGCGACTGCCACCTACCCATCGCGTGATCACCGACGCCGAATTGTCATTGGGGCTGCTCCGAGAATCCGATCCGGGCGAGACCGATCTGTCCGCGCTCTACTCCCAAGACCTCGGCGCCCGCCGCGAATACCTCTCCGCACACTGGAGCAGGCTGCACCGACTCGCCGCCGCGGACCCGATCCCCCCCGCTCCCACGGTTCGTTCCCTCCGCGCGACCCCCGAACGCCGGGCCTTCACAGCACTGGCCGCACTCCTGGTCACCGGGACCGTTCACACCGACGACCGCTACGGTCGCATCCCCGCACGAGCACAAACAGGAACCCTCACCGTCATCGGCGACGCCGTGATCGACCACGTCTACCAGGTGGACACCATCCCCGACGCCCGCGGTTTCGCCCGCGGTCGCTTCACTGCGAACCCCGGCGGCAAAGGCTTGAATTGTGTTGTCGCCGCAGCACGTCTGGGAATAGATGTCCGATTCATCACCTCGGTCGGCGACGACGAGGGCGGCAGGCGGATCCTCGACTACCTACGCTCCGAGAACATCGATACATCATTGGTGCGAGTGGTACCGAACGCGGCCACGCCGATCACTGCGCTGATCGTGAGCCGCACAGGGATCACCGGCACCATCGCGTGCGCCGATGATCGCAATCGGCTGACCGACACAGAACTCACCGCTCCACTCGTCCGATCCGCCCTCGCCGATTCCGACGCGGTCCTCATCACCCTCGAACCCCCACTGCCGGTCATCGAACAGGCACTGGCAACAGTCCAAGCCCTGGCGGACCCACCACCGGTGCTCGTGACCTCGGCGAAGGTCGATACCCCACAGGTCCTCTACCGCTATCTGTCCTCTGTCGACTACTTGATCGGATCCCTTCGTGAACTGGACTACCTCGTCCCGGAGGTACCCGCCCGCTCCGGCCCACATATCGCGGAGCAACTGCGCATGCTGGGCGCCCGAGCCGTCTGCGTCGTCGAGGACTTCGGCTGCACTGTGCGCTCCGATCAGCTGGCACTCGATATCCCCCGTATGCAGGCCGCCGCACTCACCGATATTCCGGGCTCACGGTCCGCCTTTGTCGGCGCACTCATCTACCGCCTGCTCTCGAACACCCCCGAGCGGGAAACGACAGATCCAGCGCGCCGTTCAGTGAACGAACACGACTTCGCGTGGGCAACCGCCGCCATGGTCGCGACACAATCCTTCGCCGGGGACATTCCCGGCACAATGCCGACGGTCGACGAGGTGGACCGAATCATTCGCCTGACATCCGAAAAACACTGA